The following DNA comes from Thermoflexus sp..
CTCCGCCTCGAGGGTGGCGCCGTCGGTCCTGCGGATGGCGGCCACCTCTTCGGTCAGATCGATCCCTACCGGGCACCAGGTGATGCAGCGTCCACAGCCGACGCATCCCGAGGTCCCGAACTGCTCCCACCAGGAGGCCAGCTTGTGGGTCAGCCACTGCCGGTAACGGGCCTTCGCGCTCTGGCGGATGGGGCGGCCGGCGGTGTAGGTGAACTCGGTGGTGAAGCACGAATCCCAGCGGCGCACCCGCTCGGCCTGGGTGCCGGTGAGATCGCTGACGTCCTCCACAGTGAAGCAGAAGCAGGTGGGACAGACCATGGTGCAGTTCCCACAGGTGAGGCAGCGCTGGGCCACCTCCTCCCAGCGGGGATGCTCCAGGTTGCGGTAGAGCAAGGCGGGCAGGTCGGTGGTGTCCATCTGCCGGCCCATGGCGCGGGCGGTGGCGGCGAGTTGCGCCTCCACCGCGGCCCGGTCGGCCTCGGTGGCGGGAGCGCAGGGGATGCCGGCCATCAACGCCGCACCCCGCTCCGTCCCGATCTCGACGATGAAGGCCTCCGCCAGCTCCGTGAGGATGAGGTCCGCGCCCGGTGGGGCCTTGGGCCCGGTGCCCATGGAGGCGCAGAAGCATGTGCCGCCGGCGACGGCGCACTGCACGGCGATCAGGAAAACCCCCTCCCGACGGGCCTGATACGTCGGGTCCACATACGGCCCGCCCATGAACACCCGATCCAGGATCGCGATGGCGTGAAGCTCGCAAGCCCGGACCCCCAGGAACGCATAGCGGGGCGCAGGATCCGAGGGGGCGATCCACTCGAACCCCGCGCCGTTGCGGCGCGCTCGGCCCAGGGAGAGGACCGGGGGATGCAGGAAGCGCTTCCAGGAATGGGGCCCCACCGCGTAGCCGAAGAAGGAGGAATCCTCCCGACGCTTCAGACGATAGCGTCCGCCGTCCTGCTCATCGGTCCATCCGATGGGGAGATCCGAGACCTGATGGATCTCATCGTAAACGATGGCCCCTTCCCGGATGCAAGGGCCGATGACGGTGTAGCCCTGCCGGCGGAGTGCATCGATCAGGTCCTGCAATCGGGCTTTCTCCATTCGCCACACCGAGTTCGGAACGGGGATCGGGGCCTCGGGGTTTGCCATGGCGCTCTCCTCCCTTTGATACCAAGGGCTGGGCGAAAGTCCGGGCGTTCCTTAAATCAATTATAAACTCTCCTGTTCGGCGCGGCCCGTGAGGAAGCACAACGACGAATTGTGATTTTATTCACAATTTGTGGGCTCTTCTTAGCAGATTCGGGGGAGGGGTTCGCCGGCGGGCATGCTGACCACTCGGAAGCCGCCCACCCGGGTTCGTAGCAGGACCAGGTGGCGGGGGTCCTCCACGACCTCTCCGATCACGGTGGCTTCCTGGCCCAGGGGGTGGGAGCGCATGGCCTCCAGCACCCGCTCCGCGTCCTCCCGGGCGACGATGGCCACCAGTTTCCCTTCGTTGGCCACGTGGAGGGGATCCAGGCCCAGCAACTCGCAGGCGCCCTTTACTTCATCCTGGATCGGGATGCGCGCTTCGTCCAGCTGGATGCCCACGCGGGAGCTCATGGCGATCTCGTTGAGGGCGCTGGCCAGGCCGCCGCGGGTGGCGTCGCGCATGCAGCGGATGCGAGGGCTGGCGCGGAGCATGGCGGCCACCAGGGTGTGAAGCGGCGCGGTGTCGGATCGGATGGGCTGCTCGAACTCGATTTGCTCCCGGGCCAGCATCACCGCGATGCCGTGGGCGGCGATGGGGCCATTCAGGAGCACCACGTCCCCGGGCCGGGCTTGGTCCGCGGAGAGCGTCCCCTCGTATTCCACGAGGCCGAGGCCGGTGGTGGTGATGAAGATCTTGTCCGCCTTCCCCCGGTTGACCACCTTGGTATCCCCGGTGACGATGGGAACCCCCGCCTCCGCAGCGGCCCGGCGCATGGAATCCACGATCTGGCACAGCGTGTCGATGGGCAACCCTTCCTCGAGGATAAAGGCCGCGCTCAGGAACAGCGGCCGGGCTCCACTGACGGCCAGGTCGTTAATGGTCCCGTTCACCGCCAGCCGGCCGATATCCCCCCCGGGGAACACAATGGGATCCACCACGAAGGCGTCGGTGGTGAGGGCGAGGCGCAATCCGTTTACGTTCAGGACCGCGGCGTCGTTCAGCACCCGGGTTTCTGGCGGCAGGAGGAGGGGGCGGAACACCTTCTCGATCAGCTCGTGCATCAGCCGCCCCCCGCTGCCGTGTCCCAGCAGCACGGTGCGATAGGAAAGGGGCGGGATGGGACAGGCTCCCAGGCTCTCGGTCGCCATCGGTTTTACGCTCCCCGGAAATGAGGTTCCCGCTTTTCAAAGAAAGCGGCCAGGCCCTCCGCGAAATCCGGCGTCTCGGCGATCTCCACGAGACACCGCAGCTCTTTCGCCATATGGGAATCCAGACGATCGATCCCCAGCGCCTCATTGATAAGGGCCTTGGTGATCGCCCATGCCCGGGTGGGCCCGCGCGCCAGACGGTGGGCGATGGCCTCCACCTCCTGATCGAAGGTTTCAAAGGGGAAGATCCCGTTGATGAGGCCCCATTCCAGGGCCTGCTGGGCGTTGAGGCGGGGGTTCAGAAAGACCATCTCCATGGCCCGCCGCAGGCCGATGAGGCGGGGGAGAAGGAAGGTGGTGCTCTCCGCCCCCGTGAGGCTGGTTTTGGAGTAGGCCCATTCGAAGGCGGCGCGATCGGAGGCGAAGACCAGATCACAGGCCATGGCCAGGCCCAGGCCACCCGCTGCCGCCACCCCTTTGACGGCGGCGATGAACGGTTTGGGCGCGCGCCGGATCTCGGAGATCGTGCTGTGCAGGTATTCCAGGATCTCCTTGAAGCTCCGCCCGTATCCGCCCTCCACCGGCCGGGCCTCGGGTTGCAGGTAGGAGAAATCCTCCGGATGCTCCCGCTCCCGGACGTATTTCAGGTCCGCCCCGCTGCAAAAGGCCCGATCCGTCCCGGCCAGGATGACGCAGCGGATCG
Coding sequences within:
- the hypE gene encoding hydrogenase expression/formation protein HypE, which gives rise to MATESLGACPIPPLSYRTVLLGHGSGGRLMHELIEKVFRPLLLPPETRVLNDAAVLNVNGLRLALTTDAFVVDPIVFPGGDIGRLAVNGTINDLAVSGARPLFLSAAFILEEGLPIDTLCQIVDSMRRAAAEAGVPIVTGDTKVVNRGKADKIFITTTGLGLVEYEGTLSADQARPGDVVLLNGPIAAHGIAVMLAREQIEFEQPIRSDTAPLHTLVAAMLRASPRIRCMRDATRGGLASALNEIAMSSRVGIQLDEARIPIQDEVKGACELLGLDPLHVANEGKLVAIVAREDAERVLEAMRSHPLGQEATVIGEVVEDPRHLVLLRTRVGGFRVVSMPAGEPLPRIC
- a CDS encoding enoyl-CoA hydratase/isomerase family protein, whose product is MEPVVVELYHIRMQRKDAIGIIRLDRPERFNALDVAMARDLRKAALQLARDPAIRCVILAGTDRAFCSGADLKYVREREHPEDFSYLQPEARPVEGGYGRSFKEILEYLHSTISEIRRAPKPFIAAVKGVAAAGGLGLAMACDLVFASDRAAFEWAYSKTSLTGAESTTFLLPRLIGLRRAMEMVFLNPRLNAQQALEWGLINGIFPFETFDQEVEAIAHRLARGPTRAWAITKALINEALGIDRLDSHMAKELRCLVEIAETPDFAEGLAAFFEKREPHFRGA
- a CDS encoding 4Fe-4S dicluster domain-containing protein encodes the protein MANPEAPIPVPNSVWRMEKARLQDLIDALRRQGYTVIGPCIREGAIVYDEIHQVSDLPIGWTDEQDGGRYRLKRREDSSFFGYAVGPHSWKRFLHPPVLSLGRARRNGAGFEWIAPSDPAPRYAFLGVRACELHAIAILDRVFMGGPYVDPTYQARREGVFLIAVQCAVAGGTCFCASMGTGPKAPPGADLILTELAEAFIVEIGTERGAALMAGIPCAPATEADRAAVEAQLAATARAMGRQMDTTDLPALLYRNLEHPRWEEVAQRCLTCGNCTMVCPTCFCFTVEDVSDLTGTQAERVRRWDSCFTTEFTYTAGRPIRQSAKARYRQWLTHKLASWWEQFGTSGCVGCGRCITWCPVGIDLTEEVAAIRRTDGATLEAERR